The following coding sequences are from one Nicotiana tomentosiformis chromosome 3, ASM39032v3, whole genome shotgun sequence window:
- the LOC104104146 gene encoding protein LURP-one-related 12, with protein MKGKAVVEDAYLYSEETNLTVRKTSIFFTGDGFTAYDCKGELVFRVDTYGPDSRDLGELVLMDATGRCLLTVRRKRPSLHNRWEGFLGEREEGQKPIFSVRRSSIIGRSSVTVEVYSNPTEEYQIEGSFAQRNCTFFNADKVSVAEIRRKVDTCANVVLGKDVFSLSVKPGFDGAFAMGLVLVLDQIQGDDYVNPNDNRVDVDPISDDPNLSS; from the exons ATGAAGGGTAAAGCTGTTGTTGAAGATGCATACCTTTACAGTGAAGAAACGAATCTCACAGTTCGCAAGACTTCCATTTTCTTCACTGGCGATGGCTTCACTGCCTACGATTGCAAAGGCGAGCTTGTTTTCCGAGTCGACACGTATGGACCGGATTCTCGTGACCTAGGTGAACTCGTTCTCATGGACGCCACTGGCAGATGCCTTCTCACTGTTCGCCGTAAG AGGCCGAGTCTACATAACAGGTGGGAAGGATTCTTAGGGGAAAGAGAGGAGGGACAAAAGCCAATATTCAGCGTGCGTAGATCCTCAATAATCGGAAGATCGAGCGTGACGGTGGAGGTATACAGCAATCCAACGGAAGAGTATCAGATCGAAGGGTCATTTGCGCAGAGGAACTGCACGTTTTTTAACGCCGACAAAGTATCAGTAGCTGAGATTAGACGCAAAGTGGATACTTGTGCCAATGTAGTGCTTGGGAAGGACGTTTTCTCTTTATCAGTTAAGCCTGGTTTTGATGGTGCTTTCGCCATGGGATTAGTCCTAGTGCTTGATCAGATTCAAGGTGATGATTATGTTAATCCTAATGATAATCGAGTCGATGTGGACCCCATCTCCGATGATCCCAATCTTTCttcttaa